The segment TTGATCTCCAGGCTAACGGATTTGTTTGTTCATATAGGCCGTACTTTTTGAAAGACAGCTTCTTCTTTCCAACCCGACACGCAACACCGTGATATGCACCTCCATTGCTTGAAATAACACTGCCTAAATAGGTgaacttttctatttgttcaagatctgtAGGACCAATGTTGATGGGGGTACTGGGTCACCTCCACCCAATAAGCGTAACTTTGAGGTCGTCTTTATCCGTCATCCCGTGTATACATTGAATTGTATTCCAAAGTAATGCTATGTCGTCTGCGAAATCCATCTCGGTTTGGTTTGCACCAGAAGTACCTGAATGCAGCTTGTTTAATCTATTTTTATGACATTGTCGATGGCTAcaagagagagataagagaaaCCCTAATCTCATATCCGTGTCGATGTTGAAGAATTCTACAGTCTGTTGTGACACAACCGATTGATTAGCTTTAGACATGTCGCTGAATCTGGACAAATTGTAGCGAGATGCTTAATTCTCTTGCTATTTTCTAAAGTGATTCCGAAGGAAgcaatcaaacatttttttttaaatctacaaaactgagCATGTGATCAACATCCTTTGTTGGTATTCCAGGCTTTGTTCGACGATGTTTCGCAGGACGTAAACCTGTTTAGTGCTTGAGTTGCCTTTTCGGAAGCAGCTGAGAAACACTAGTATAATTTAAAGCCTTTTCCTTAAGGAGCTCttaaaaaatttataataaaaaaatatgttcaactcaAGGTTTCTCCAATtaataattgtacatttttaatttatttaataatttttgatTTACTTATATTCGACGGCCCCATGGGCCCATAAGGTACCGGTGGGGCATTTACCCGATCGCCCATTTAGCTAGTCCGCACATGACTATTGGTTATTGCTTTTTGAATCTAGCATCATGTTTAAAACCTGgacatttattttcctttttagcatttttttgaCTTAGCTTATGACACGAAATGCATGCAATTATATACTTACCTCATAGAACTACAAAGCTTTTAGCATTTATTAGCAAGTTGCAAAGCTCTGTATGCTGCTCAAACAACTTTACCTAGTTCTTTATGATCACAAGATACATTTTGTAAAGCCTTCTTAAAAGTCCTACTtattaaagatatttaaaatgtttgacatcaTACTATATATTAGTCATAAGTTTAACTAAgcataaaaatgtattattaattaacaaaattgctcttgtattttctttaaaaaaggttTTCAGCCATATTGAAAACAGAGATGGAGAAATCCTATTTTCCAACACTCGTGACTGTGAATTGGTTAAAAGAACTTGTTTCAAAGGGAGGAAAGTCAGCATATAGAATTCTAGATGGTTCTTGGCACGTGCCACAAGCCAAGAGAGATGCGATAAAAGAATTTCAAGAAGGACACATTCCTGGAGCTCTTTTCTTTGATATTGATGAATGTGCCGACAAGTCTAGAAACCTGCCTCACATGATGCCCTCTGTCAAAGTCTTTGAGGAGTATGTCAGCAACTTGGGCATCAACAATGATACACATGTCATCGTTTACGATAACAACGCCCAGTTTCCTCTGTTCTCTGCTCAGCGGGTTTGGATGACTTTCCGTGTGTTGGGTCACGAGAAGGTGTCCATCCTAGAGGGAGGTTTACCCAAATGGATTGCAGAGAATGGCCCAGTCACTGATAAAATAGAAGTTGTTCCAAAAGGGCAATACAAAGGCAAATTCAATAGCAAAATGATCAAACAAATGGCTGACATTATGAACAATTTGAAAAGTGCGGAGTTTCAGGTCGTTGACGCTCGCCCAGAAGGTCGATTTAAAGGAGTGGCCCCTGAACCCAGAGACGGTAGGTGTACATTTAACAGTTAAACACAAtttcttgaataaaaaaaacaacaacaacccagaataatatttttgtttatttctcaaTTATGAAGCTGACGGGGGTCTATAATttcttattctttttatttcttgtaatgcttcatAAAATGCAAGAGGTCTTTCCAGTGGGCTTTCCAATTTCTTTTATTAGTCTTACTAATTTTTGGATAAGACGTTGCGTATCAGCGCAAAAGCTTTTCAACcctttactgaatacaaagaaacatttggatcgtgtgcgggaatacccgctgaaagTGCGTTCAAAATACTTCATAAATCTCATAGTCTCTTAGACCGTTGGGGTACCAacatgatctgttgacagtctttctccattccactcTGTCTTTCCCCTTGACTAGAGTTTCAATAACAGATCAGTATTTGATGTCTTCCTGTCTCTATCTGCCTTGCCTTCTATTCCTTGTACTGTTTCTGCAGAAAGCTCTTTATGAGCTCTTAGGACCTCGTAATATGACCATacattttaagtttactttttttttgccagtAGTCAGCAGGTCAAAATaactaaatgtaattttaagaggattatattttgaaaaaaaaaagtcaaaccaGACGTTTTACTTTGCGTTAAATTAGCTATACCCAAAGATCTACACAGTAAATTAGCTATACCCAAAGATCTACACAGTAAATTAGCTATACCCAAAGATCTACACAGTAAATTAGCTATACCCAAAGATCTACACCAATATCAAATTATTAGGAAAtcgttaaatttgtttttgaaataccCGTCCAGTTTCCAGGTGTCACCCAGTTTGAAGGAGGAATTTTGTAAACTAGTTAACAaatgtaaaaagtttaaaataagtGGAAAAAATGAGCATGATGATACGAACTCGGCATTGCACGAGTCAAACAGGTTTCATCTATTAGCACACAATCATACAATCACACAATCATAGGCAGACGACTGGTCAAGGCTGTTCCTTCCCCCatttaattatacaattattttgaaaaaaaaaagcagttatTTTCACACGGATTTAGTGAATTCTTTATTCAAGTCACAAATGTTGTATGTTTggtccccccccctctcctatACTACTTCAGTTTCTACCTCTCTCTTAGAGAAACACTAGTGACACATTTCTGGGCTGCCTGGTCTTGAAGTATGGGCTTCACACTGTGCTTTCGACCGTCCCAGAACTCTTCTTTGTTTAGCTAAACGAGAGTTTTTTCCTCAGACCCATCCTTACATCTTGTACCGACTTGTATCTTTGTACAACCATCTATTTTGATGATGTGGTTCTATTAGTTTATCCTATTCACCACCAAAGATTGAGAAAAAAACCCTTTTCGTACAACGTCCTGTTGGCTCTCCCATAGTGGTCACAATTCTGGTGACTTCCCAATTGTCATACTTACCGCGCTGAATCAAGGTGCGCATCTTGTTGCGAAATTCATAAATTACTTCAAATAACACTTGTAATCTAAGCATATTTACTAGAGGCTACACCACCGACAGTCAATGAACTAAAAATACCGAAATGGTCTAGCCAACTTCATATCAGCCAATGTTATTTCTATTCATTCAAACTCCGACCCACattattgtaaaaattaaattccaTCACAATATCGCACTGGCATGAAACGTTTCGGAAATGGAATTGGTGAATACTTCACCAATGGATCACGaaacgaacggtcacgtgataatattgataaaacaacgtgaaaaaatgtcacgtgataaccattgttgatttaaattagatcgtaatttgaaTAGATGAGATAGAGAAGCACGtgactcaatgttgtttgtttacgattggtgtaTGAGGTCCATTATTAATCTTGAATTATAAACAATTTCAATCTAAGATATTTTTAGTTGTAAAATAGCTAAAACTATaatctctaaaaaataaaaaaaaatatttttgtgtgctttttttatagtttttttttgttgttattttgtatatgtatatactttTGTTCTTGTTATTTTGCGATGTAATAGCAAAGAGTTTGTCATTTTCATGGGGTTTTCAACTGTACTTTACAGATACCAAACCAGGCTGCATTCCTCAAACAATCAACCTTCCATTTATGAACACAATGAATGTGAAGGAACGAACCATGAAAAGTCCTGAGGAATTGAAGAAAGTATTTGAGTCAGCAGGAGTTGATTTAAACAAACCTGTTGTCTTTAGTTGTGGCTCAGGTAAGTTTACTCTATCGTCCTATTCAACGTTCACATTATTAAAACGCGCACTTATTACATTGTTTCTTAAGTTCTaacacattaaaatatttttttcaaaatgttcatTCTTAAAATTTACGGTACACATGCAAACATTCTTGggatgttagaaaaaaaaattatttaaaatgtaggtTGATTGAAAATCTAACGTCAATGTTATAAAACCCAAGTCTACATTATAAAACCCAACTCTACATTATAAAACCCAACTCTACATTAAAGTAGAGTAAAGGTCCCCTTTCAGATTTTTCAACCTATAGGGCAGttgacgtaaaggtcatctgtttctgtggtcgaAGGTTGTGgagggtgtcacgtgaccagcacaCCGCCATGCCGCCTTTACGttttccaaactaatgtcaggtacccattagagatgggcggactaagaggcgccctaaagatcccgaaactgaaaatcccagtcttcacaagaaATAGAACAAAGCGCTGTACCACTCAGTCACCCCGCCTCCATGAAAGCTCAATGCTTATTGAAATTGATATTttcatttgatttgattttatgctgaaaaagttatttcttttacttccCTTTCATAGGTACCACAGCATGTGTCCTTGCCTTGGCTTCCTACCTACTGGGTAAAGAAAATTTTTCGATCTACGATGGTTCCTGGACAGAGTGGTACCGTGACGCTCCACCAGAGTTGAAGCTGAATGTCCCTCAATGATAGAACTGCCACATAGATATTGTTTAAATATAACAGTTTTAAATGtaacaaatgtaatatttgtaaataaaaagtttcacaACCGAAAAGACgtttttgggaaaaaaaattgcaagaaccgtaataaataatatatatatatatatatatataaaacgtCACTGCACACGTAGATATAAACtatatctaaaataaataaataaatacatatttataagAAACCTTGCAAATCTCAatcatattctattattattatgttagaaaggAACAAATATTCATTCTTTGGCACTACCAGAGTCAAGGTTAGCCAGAGAGAAACAAAACTCATTGAAGTCCCTCTAACAGTGTctactgagaaattttctggtgatctggcaggtctgcagcagtactacCATCTGACACGCAACAAGAATCttctgaatactgaaggattaatttcccttgttggtatctaactaaataattaccagtaattaattgactaattggttaatttttttttattaattaatggtcgagaggccaagtgcgcttgaacttggcttggcttggctacctagaagggggctcgaggttcgacacccgactcgtgcagagttgtgtttactgagcgcctaaaggcagcatggaaaaccaactcctagatacccccccccccactggtccgcaaaagagattggaccaaaagcgctctgagcatgctataagcatgaaagtcgCGCTATAGacaagctataataataatgtatcaTCTTcgcaaatgaataattgtgcaaagtttcaacagGCCTGGATTTAAGTATGCGGTGGCCCCGGGGCAGAACTTTTGTGGTgcccctacactttttcaaaacgttaaataaaaatccacttattaataatactaatactaccaTATTTTAGATGAAAGATATAgtacttgtaaatattgaaacacattttcaatcttaaaaaaaaataaaaaaatatttaatatgcctattttagtttaaaaaatgtatatttttgacTGTGTGGAGGGTAAGGACCTGGAAAGACGAACTgccgtaaatccggagctgCATTGATATATTACGAGAACACTACACGCGGACACTTCTTAACCACTACAGTGTTGCCaactataaaattaaaaaaattgttactaaAATGAAAAACATATGAATCAGAATATGTAAATGTTTCTGACCCGTCAAATTCGGAGATGTATTTCACCtattttgtggaggcccctctGTTGTGGAGTGAATACAAAGTTTGCTGCTCCAGTTCTATTAAAGTTGATCTAATTCTAAAGGCCACATGCTAGACTCCgggttttattttataaaataaagtcaaagctatttaataacaaaatatttttatttattttttttgcatcaaaatatttaaagacataatccctttttactttttacaaaggcaaatatatatatatatttacaaaggcaaatatatatatatttaataagcgTAATGAagcctaaaaaagaaaaaaaatactagagataaaatatttacagactattgtttttttttaattttgcataattaattattgaattaagTCCACCAaagtttcaaaacaaaaattaacattgAAACGTTTCAAAACGTTGCGTTTCTGAAAGCTAAAGCACACACAATTCTGAACTAATCTCTGCAACGGatgtttataataaaatataaggtGGCAACGCTGAGGACGCGGATGCAATGACAACATTTCTTGCAGACGTGCCACTAAATGATAGGAAATGACGTGAAAAGTGTCAGATTTACACACAATATGCAGGGATGGTTATGGCacttcttttactttttttaaaaacatatatggCAAATATTTATCTACACCAATAATGAAAACGCAAGTTACTTAATACGGACATGTCTGATTGGTAGGTGAGGACAGCTTAGTTTAATTTGTATATCGTCTCGGAGGCCAGAAactacgattttttttttcaagagaagtctataattaattataagcTCTTCGATTTAACAATTTGATCATGCACTTAGCTGCATTTGATTTTCTTCAACCTATAGTAGAAATCATATGTttctattttactttgtttCAAACTGTTACTTACTATTTTAGGTCACATCATTAATAGACACTTTTAGAAATATACAATAAAACGACATTCTGCAAAGGTTAAAAGTTGAACGAGATTCTGCAAAGGTTAACAGTTGAACGAGATTCTGCAAAGGTTAAAAGTTGAACGTGATTCTGCAAAGGGTAAAAGTTGAACGAGATTCTGCAAAGGTTAAAAGTTGAACGAGATTCTGCAAAGGTTAAAAGTTGAACGAAATTCTGCAAAGGTTAAAAGTTGAACGAGATTCTGCAAAGGTTAAAAGTTGAACGAGATTCTGCAAAGGTTAAAAGTTGAACGAGATTCTGCAAAGGGTAAAAGTTGAACGAGATTCTGCAAAGGGTAAAAGTTGAACGAGATTCTGCAAAGGTTAAAAGTTGAACGAGATTCTGCAAAGGTTAAAAGTTGAACGAGATTCTGCAAAGGTTAAAAGTTGAACGAGATTCTGCAAAGGTTAAAAGTTGAACGAGATTCTGTAAAGGTTAAAAGTTGAACGAGATTCCTGAGAAAAGTTGGACAAAAACGTAAACTAAAACAGATACTAGACTAAAGAACCACATGCAGTActgggcagtggcgtagctagggtgggggggggggggagggggagaatttgaaaatcacccaagcccccacttgagggggccccaaGTGAGTGTTTTtcagaataaaaattaaatattacgcaaaatgcagaggCCCCTAAAGATTTTAAAGACTTAAATTTTATGACTGCTATTCTAGaaacttaaattttttgtttagagtcTAATATAGATCACTGGTGTTTCTAAATTTAACGTTGAAAATATTATTGCTTGTCATTgtaatgtttcaaaatgtggttgaaaataaatttgtattcaCTAAAAATATTCACTGATAAGATTTTAACAACATTCAACCGATCTGTACAGGTTTCCCAGTGATGAATAGAGTTTACACATGTCTCTTTATTAGGCTATTTTATTCAACATTGAAGTCTGCTTCATCATTTCTGTGGCTCCAGCACTTTGGATTCTGATAACAGCTAATTACACTTTGGATATTGATTTTCCAATAATGTTTTCTGTGAAGATGGCGTTGTCCAGGAAGTGAAAGATCTGTTGAAATGTTACAATCAGAATTAGGGACAAAGTACTAGAAACTGGAGACGAAATCCAAAAAACATCAAGCATGATCTGTTGAACGTCTCTCTACACCCTCTCTGTCTTTGGCCTTGGATAGAATCGCTTTCAACGACAGGCCCGTTAAATCTATtgtttcccatcgctttctgtcTGCATCTTCTTCTTTCTCCAGGTTCAATGCGGAATGGTATTTGTAATCAATGAGGGTCTTGAGGTATggtcataaagttttagtttgcgatatttgacagt is part of the Biomphalaria glabrata chromosome 2, xgBioGlab47.1, whole genome shotgun sequence genome and harbors:
- the LOC106076766 gene encoding 3-mercaptopyruvate sulfurtransferase-like, with the protein product MEKSYFPTLVTVNWLKELVSKGGKSAYRILDGSWHVPQAKRDAIKEFQEGHIPGALFFDIDECADKSRNLPHMMPSVKVFEEYVSNLGINNDTHVIVYDNNAQFPLFSAQRVWMTFRVLGHEKVSILEGGLPKWIAENGPVTDKIEVVPKGQYKGKFNSKMIKQMADIMNNLKSAEFQVVDARPEGRFKGVAPEPRDDTKPGCIPQTINLPFMNTMNVKERTMKSPEELKKVFESAGVDLNKPVVFSCGSGTTACVLALASYLLGKENFSIYDGSWTEWYRDAPPELKLNVPQ